Proteins from a single region of Pseudomonas phenolilytica:
- a CDS encoding Lrp/AsnC ligand binding domain-containing protein — MNNSNKARRELDRIDRSILRILQQEGRISFTELGERVNLSTTPCTERVRRLERDGVILGYHARLNPQLLRANLLVFVEISLDYKSGDTFEDFRRAVLRLPHVLECHLVSGDFDYLVKARISEMASYRKLLGDILLKLPHVRESKSYIVMEEVKESLELPVPD, encoded by the coding sequence ATGAACAATTCCAACAAGGCCCGTCGGGAATTGGACCGGATCGACCGTTCGATCCTGCGCATCCTGCAGCAGGAGGGACGGATTTCGTTCACCGAACTGGGCGAGCGGGTCAACCTCTCGACCACCCCATGCACCGAGCGGGTGCGCCGTCTGGAGCGCGACGGGGTGATCCTCGGTTACCACGCACGACTCAATCCGCAGCTGCTGCGCGCCAACCTGCTGGTGTTCGTCGAGATCAGCCTGGACTACAAGTCCGGCGATACCTTCGAGGACTTCCGCCGCGCCGTGCTGCGGCTGCCGCACGTGCTGGAGTGCCACCTGGTGTCGGGCGACTTCGACTATCTGGTCAAGGCGCGCATTTCGGAGATGGCCTCCTATCGCAAGCTGCTCGGCGACATCCTGCTGAAACTGCCGCACGTGCGCGAATCCAAGAGTTACATCGTCATGGAAGAAGTGAAGGAATCGCTCGAGCTGCCGGTGCCGGACTAG
- a CDS encoding RidA family protein produces the protein MPIQRLHTTARYSEAVIHRGTVYLSGQLADDLSGDIRQQTRETLLSIDRMLAEAGSDRSRLLSALIHLRDMADYDGMNEVWDEWLPKGSAPARTTVQALMYSPQVRVEITVVAALPDLSGPNL, from the coding sequence ATGCCCATCCAGCGTCTGCACACTACCGCCCGCTACAGCGAGGCAGTCATCCACCGCGGCACGGTCTACCTGTCCGGGCAACTGGCCGACGATCTGTCGGGCGACATTCGCCAGCAGACCCGCGAAACCCTGCTGAGCATCGACCGCATGCTGGCCGAGGCCGGCAGCGACCGCTCGCGCCTGCTTTCGGCGCTGATCCATCTGCGCGACATGGCCGACTACGACGGCATGAACGAAGTCTGGGATGAGTGGTTGCCCAAAGGTTCCGCACCGGCGCGTACCACCGTACAGGCACTGATGTATTCGCCGCAGGTGCGGGTGGAAATCACCGTGGTGGCCGCGTTACCGGACCTGTCCGGGCCGAACCTCTGA
- the dadA gene encoding D-amino acid dehydrogenase, with amino-acid sequence MRVLILGSGVVGTASAYYLARAGFEVVVVDRQDGVALETSFANAGQVSPGYASPWAAPGIPLKAMKWLLQRHAPLAIKLTGSLDQYLWMAQMLRNCTAARYAVNKERMVRLAEYSRDCLDELRAETGIAYEGRQLGTTQLFRTQAQVDAAAKDIAVLEQAGVPYEVLDRAGIARVEPALAKVSDKLAGALRLPNDQTGDCYLFTSRLAEMARELGVEFRFGQNIERLESDGERIAGVWIDGQLERADQYVLALGSYSPQLLKPLGIRAPIYPLKGYSLTVPITDAAMAPTSTILDETYKVAITRFDDRIRVGGMAEIAGFDLSLNPRRRETLEMITADLYPQGGDLSRAEFWTGLRPATPDGTPIVGATRYRNLFLNTGHGTLGWTMACGSGSLLADLIAKKRPQISAQGLDISRYSSRSEVSGHGRPASAH; translated from the coding sequence ATGCGAGTTCTGATCCTGGGCAGCGGTGTGGTCGGCACCGCCAGCGCGTACTACCTGGCCCGAGCCGGGTTCGAGGTGGTAGTGGTCGATCGCCAGGACGGCGTCGCCCTGGAAACCAGTTTCGCCAACGCCGGCCAGGTATCGCCCGGCTACGCCTCGCCGTGGGCCGCTCCGGGCATTCCGCTCAAGGCCATGAAGTGGCTGCTGCAGCGCCACGCGCCGCTGGCCATCAAACTCACCGGCAGCCTCGACCAGTACCTGTGGATGGCGCAGATGCTGCGCAACTGCACCGCTGCGCGCTACGCGGTGAACAAGGAACGCATGGTGCGGCTGGCCGAATACAGCCGCGATTGCCTCGACGAGCTGCGTGCCGAGACCGGCATCGCCTATGAGGGACGCCAGCTCGGTACCACCCAGCTGTTCCGCACCCAGGCGCAAGTGGACGCCGCCGCCAAGGACATCGCCGTGCTCGAACAGGCCGGCGTCCCCTACGAAGTGCTCGACCGTGCCGGCATCGCGCGCGTCGAACCGGCGCTGGCCAAGGTCTCCGACAAGCTCGCCGGCGCCCTGCGCCTGCCCAATGATCAGACCGGCGACTGCTACCTGTTCACCTCGCGCTTGGCCGAGATGGCGCGTGAACTGGGCGTGGAGTTTCGCTTCGGGCAGAACATCGAGCGCCTGGAGAGCGACGGCGAGCGCATCGCCGGGGTCTGGATCGATGGTCAGCTGGAGCGCGCCGACCAGTATGTGCTGGCGCTGGGCAGCTACTCGCCGCAGCTGCTCAAGCCGCTCGGCATCCGCGCGCCGATCTACCCGCTCAAGGGCTATTCGCTGACTGTGCCGATCACCGACGCCGCGATGGCGCCGACCTCGACCATCCTCGACGAGACCTACAAGGTCGCCATCACCCGCTTCGACGACCGTATCCGCGTCGGCGGCATGGCCGAGATCGCTGGCTTCGATCTGTCGCTCAACCCGCGTCGTCGCGAGACGCTGGAGATGATCACCGCCGACCTATATCCGCAGGGCGGCGACCTGAGCCGCGCCGAGTTCTGGACCGGACTGCGCCCGGCGACCCCGGACGGTACGCCGATCGTCGGCGCGACGCGCTATCGCAACCTGTTCCTCAACACCGGCCACGGGACCCTCGGTTGGACCATGGCCTGTGGCTCCGGTAGCCTGCTTGCCGATCTGATCGCGAAGAAGCGTCCGCAGATCAGCGCGCAGGGTCTGGATATTTCCCGCTATAGCAGCCGCAGCGAGGTATCCGGCCACGGTCGGCCGGCTTCCGCCCACTGA
- a CDS encoding c-type cytochrome translates to MNLIKKILVAQTAVVALWAMSAQAATDEAIAERLKPVGEVCVQGQECAAAGGGAAAAAGSAARSGEEIYGKFCTACHGSGLLNAPKSGDSAAWSARADAKGGLDGLLKSAISGINAMPPKGTCGDCSDDELKGAIKHMSGL, encoded by the coding sequence GTGAACCTGATTAAGAAGATCCTGGTAGCACAGACTGCCGTAGTGGCCCTGTGGGCAATGAGCGCTCAGGCTGCGACCGACGAAGCTATCGCCGAGCGTCTGAAGCCGGTGGGCGAAGTATGCGTACAAGGCCAAGAGTGTGCGGCGGCCGGTGGCGGCGCTGCGGCGGCGGCCGGTAGTGCGGCACGCAGCGGCGAAGAAATCTACGGCAAGTTCTGCACCGCTTGCCACGGCTCCGGCCTGCTCAACGCGCCGAAGAGCGGTGACTCCGCGGCCTGGAGCGCACGTGCCGACGCCAAGGGCGGGCTTGATGGTCTGCTCAAGAGCGCCATCAGCGGCATCAATGCCATGCCGCCGAAAGGCACCTGTGGCGACTGCTCAGACGACGAGCTCAAGGGCGCCATCAAGCACATGTCCGGTCTCTGA
- a CDS encoding cupin domain-containing protein: MDVGVRLQTIRKLKGLSQRELAKRAGVTNSTISMIEKNSVSPSISSLKKVLGGIPMSLVEFFSPDFEQDSDTQVVYKASELIDISDGAVSMKLVGKAHPSRAIAFLDETYPPGADTGLDMLAHQGEETGMLVEGRLELTVNGQTYVLETGDSYYFESSKPHRFRNPFDAPARLISATTPANF, from the coding sequence TTGGACGTCGGCGTTCGGCTGCAAACCATCCGCAAGCTCAAGGGGCTGTCTCAGCGTGAACTCGCCAAGCGTGCGGGCGTCACCAACAGCACCATTTCCATGATCGAGAAGAACAGCGTCAGCCCCTCGATCAGTTCGCTGAAAAAGGTTCTCGGCGGCATTCCCATGTCGCTGGTGGAGTTCTTCTCGCCGGATTTCGAGCAGGACAGCGACACCCAGGTGGTCTACAAGGCGAGCGAGCTGATCGACATCTCCGACGGTGCGGTGAGCATGAAACTGGTGGGCAAGGCGCATCCGAGCCGGGCCATCGCCTTTCTCGACGAGACCTATCCACCCGGCGCGGACACCGGCCTGGACATGCTCGCCCACCAGGGCGAGGAGACTGGCATGCTGGTCGAGGGGCGGCTGGAGCTGACGGTCAACGGTCAGACCTATGTGCTCGAAACTGGCGACAGCTACTACTTCGAGAGCAGCAAACCCCACCGTTTTCGCAATCCGTTCGACGCGCCGGCCCGGCTGATCAGCGCAACCACGCCGGCGAACTTCTGA
- a CDS encoding NAD(P)/FAD-dependent oxidoreductase yields MTQNTSRQDFHAPSYYAASANRALRFAALAGEARADVCIVGGGFTGLNTAIELAERGLSVILLEARRIGWGASGRNGGQLIRGVGHDVEQFRPILGEEGVDELKRMGFEAVEIVRQRIERHAIDCDLTWGYCDLATKPRHLEGFEQDYADLLRLGYAHPLQRISRANLPTVIGSQRYIGGLVDMGSGHLHPLNLALGEAAVAQTLGVRLHEDSAVERIEYGTQVKVHTAHGVVRANQLVLACNAYLDGLQPKLAGKVLPAGSYIIATERLPAALCHELLPQNMAVCDQRVALDYFRLSADGRLLFGGACHYSGRDPKDIAAYMQPKMLAVFPQLVGIGIEYQWGGMIGIGANRLPQIGRLPEQPNIYYAQAYSGHGLNATHLAGRLLAEAIAGRESHGFDLFARVPHPTFPGGPALRSPLLALGMLWYRLKDRF; encoded by the coding sequence ATGACTCAGAACACCTCCCGCCAAGACTTTCACGCCCCCTCCTACTACGCCGCCAGCGCCAACCGTGCGCTGCGTTTCGCCGCGCTCGCCGGTGAGGCCCGCGCCGACGTCTGCATCGTCGGCGGCGGCTTTACCGGGCTGAATACCGCCATCGAACTCGCCGAGCGAGGGCTGTCGGTCATCCTCCTCGAAGCCCGGCGTATTGGCTGGGGTGCCAGCGGTCGGAACGGTGGCCAGCTGATCCGCGGTGTCGGCCACGATGTCGAGCAGTTCCGGCCGATCCTCGGCGAAGAGGGCGTCGACGAACTCAAGCGCATGGGCTTCGAAGCCGTCGAGATCGTCCGCCAGCGCATCGAGCGGCACGCCATCGATTGCGACCTGACCTGGGGCTATTGCGACCTGGCGACCAAGCCGCGCCATTTGGAAGGTTTCGAGCAGGACTACGCCGACCTGCTGCGTCTGGGCTACGCGCATCCGCTGCAGCGCATCTCGCGAGCCAACCTGCCGACGGTGATCGGCTCGCAGCGCTACATCGGCGGGCTGGTCGACATGGGTTCCGGGCACTTGCATCCGCTCAATCTGGCGCTCGGCGAGGCGGCCGTGGCGCAGACCCTGGGCGTGCGCCTGCACGAGGATTCCGCGGTCGAACGCATCGAGTACGGCACGCAGGTAAAGGTCCACACCGCCCACGGCGTGGTGCGCGCCAACCAGCTGGTGCTGGCCTGCAATGCCTATCTCGACGGCCTGCAGCCCAAGCTCGCGGGCAAGGTGTTGCCGGCCGGCAGCTACATCATCGCCACCGAACGCCTGCCGGCGGCGCTGTGCCACGAACTGCTGCCGCAGAACATGGCGGTCTGCGATCAGCGCGTGGCGCTCGACTATTTCCGTCTCTCAGCCGACGGGCGACTGCTGTTCGGTGGTGCCTGCCATTATTCCGGGCGCGATCCCAAGGACATCGCCGCCTACATGCAGCCGAAGATGCTCGCGGTGTTTCCGCAGCTGGTGGGTATCGGCATCGAGTACCAGTGGGGCGGCATGATCGGCATCGGCGCCAACCGTCTGCCGCAGATCGGCCGGCTGCCGGAGCAGCCCAACATCTACTACGCCCAGGCTTATTCCGGCCACGGCCTGAACGCCACCCATCTGGCCGGCCGGCTGCTCGCCGAAGCCATCGCCGGGCGCGAGAGCCACGGCTTCGATCTGTTCGCCCGCGTGCCGCACCCGACCTTCCCCGGCGGCCCGGCCTTACGCTCGCCGCTGCTGGCGCTGGGCATGCTCTGGTATCGGTTGAAGGATCGCTTCTGA
- a CDS encoding phospholipase D family protein codes for MRALLLLILLLSLAGCASQPAPAPSHATAPADSSLGRQVQRLAAAQPEGHSGLRLLPESSEAFAARAELFRAARRSLDIQYYIVHDGLSTRLLVDELLRAADRGVRVRLLLDDTTSDGQDYRIATLAAHPNVQIRVFNPLRAGRSNPVTRTLGRLLHLSQQHRRMHNKLLLVDSSLAIVGGRNLGDEYFDADRSLNFTDIDLLAAGPVARQLADSFDQYWNHQLSVPIQHFFWRPPARHKLSEAREQLQQYLQQARRDDGPLYRRLIRYQREPQLQRWLDELIWAPAAALWDDPDKLLADGPPTQLLTTQLAPALTAVQDELMLVSAYFVPTDSGVDYLAERHRDGVTIRILTNSLEATDVPAVHGGYAPYRRRMLEQGVQLFELRRQPDQKSSYSFFGESESSLHSKAAVFDRKRVFIGSLNFDPRSVLWNSEVGILAQSPTLAREVHRLTLEGMAPASSYEVKLARRGDTRQLVWIAEEQGRRIVLEREPGGFWRRLNAWLADVVGLERML; via the coding sequence GTGCGAGCGCTCCTGCTGCTGATCCTACTGCTGTCGCTTGCCGGCTGTGCCAGCCAGCCTGCGCCGGCGCCCTCCCACGCCACGGCGCCGGCGGACTCCTCGCTCGGCCGGCAGGTGCAGAGGCTGGCAGCCGCGCAGCCGGAGGGTCATTCCGGCCTGCGCCTGTTGCCTGAGAGCAGCGAGGCGTTCGCCGCCCGCGCCGAGCTGTTCCGTGCCGCGCGGCGCAGCCTGGATATCCAGTACTACATCGTGCATGACGGCCTCTCCACGCGCCTGCTGGTCGACGAGCTGCTGCGCGCCGCCGACCGTGGCGTGCGCGTCCGGCTGCTGCTCGACGACACCACCAGCGACGGGCAGGACTACCGCATCGCCACACTGGCAGCGCATCCGAATGTGCAGATCCGCGTGTTCAACCCGCTGCGCGCCGGCCGCAGCAACCCGGTCACGCGTACGCTCGGGCGGCTGCTGCATCTATCGCAGCAGCACCGGCGCATGCACAACAAGCTGCTGCTGGTCGACAGCAGCCTGGCGATCGTTGGCGGACGCAATCTGGGCGACGAGTATTTCGATGCCGATCGCAGCCTGAATTTCACCGACATCGACCTGCTAGCCGCCGGCCCGGTGGCGCGGCAGCTTGCCGACAGCTTCGACCAATACTGGAATCACCAGCTAAGCGTGCCGATCCAGCACTTCTTCTGGCGACCGCCGGCACGGCACAAGCTGAGCGAGGCGCGCGAGCAGCTCCAGCAGTATCTGCAGCAGGCGCGCCGCGACGATGGCCCGCTGTACCGCCGGCTGATCCGCTACCAGCGCGAGCCGCAACTGCAGCGCTGGCTGGATGAACTGATCTGGGCGCCCGCCGCGGCGCTTTGGGACGACCCCGACAAACTCCTGGCCGATGGCCCGCCCACGCAATTGCTGACCACCCAGCTGGCGCCGGCACTGACCGCGGTGCAGGATGAGCTGATGCTGGTGTCGGCGTACTTCGTGCCCACCGACAGCGGCGTCGACTACCTGGCCGAGCGTCACCGCGATGGCGTGACCATCCGCATCCTCACCAACTCGCTGGAAGCCACCGACGTGCCGGCCGTGCATGGCGGCTATGCACCCTACCGTCGACGCATGCTGGAACAGGGCGTGCAGCTGTTCGAACTGCGCCGCCAGCCCGACCAGAAGTCCTCCTACAGCTTCTTCGGCGAGTCTGAATCAAGCCTGCACAGCAAGGCGGCGGTGTTCGACCGCAAACGGGTGTTCATCGGCTCGCTCAACTTCGACCCGCGCTCGGTACTGTGGAACAGCGAAGTCGGCATCCTCGCACAGAGCCCGACGCTGGCCCGTGAGGTGCACCGACTGACGCTCGAGGGCATGGCACCGGCAAGCAGCTACGAGGTGAAGCTGGCCCGGCGCGGCGATACCCGCCAGCTGGTATGGATCGCCGAGGAGCAGGGCCGGCGCATCGTTCTCGAGCGCGAGCCAGGCGGATTCTGGCGCCGCCTGAACGCCTGGCTGGCCGATGTCGTTGGCCTGGAACGGATGCTCTGA
- a CDS encoding YkvI family membrane protein, which yields MNKQSIQIALAYMSVVIGGGFASGQEVLQFFTGYGLVGVAGTLVSGLLFAFLGMQIARMSSKMQANSHKEVLYSLFGARVGLAVDVVLSFFLYGVGVVMLAGCGSIFAQQYGMHPLFGGVLMTVLVIATLCLNVKRIIDLISAVMPFLLAMVLIITTYSIFNYNASVETLDAVARENNETVSSNWFVGALLYASFNIAVGFPMLAVIGGMTKQSKAAGLGGVLGGLGLGVLILLLNVGLFANINQLQGIEMPTLALASRISPLLSVVMSVALICMVYSTAVGMFFAFSARFAKPESARFKGFSAISVCIGLALSLGGFSKLVGTVYPLLGYVGFALILAIVFSWVRGRSRANLEVQKRELSPLS from the coding sequence ATGAACAAACAATCGATCCAGATTGCGCTGGCTTATATGTCCGTGGTTATCGGTGGTGGCTTCGCCTCCGGCCAGGAAGTCCTCCAATTCTTCACCGGCTACGGGCTGGTCGGCGTCGCCGGTACGCTGGTCAGTGGCCTGCTGTTCGCCTTCCTCGGCATGCAGATCGCCCGCATGAGCTCGAAGATGCAGGCCAACTCGCACAAGGAAGTCCTCTACAGCCTGTTCGGCGCGCGCGTCGGTCTGGCCGTCGACGTGGTGCTGTCATTCTTCCTCTATGGCGTGGGCGTGGTCATGCTGGCCGGCTGCGGATCGATCTTCGCCCAACAGTACGGCATGCATCCGCTGTTCGGCGGCGTGCTGATGACCGTGCTGGTGATCGCCACGCTGTGCCTGAACGTCAAGCGCATCATCGATCTGATCAGCGCGGTGATGCCGTTCCTGCTGGCGATGGTGCTGATCATCACCACCTACTCGATATTCAACTACAACGCCTCGGTCGAAACCCTCGATGCGGTCGCCCGCGAGAACAACGAGACGGTCAGCTCCAACTGGTTCGTCGGCGCGCTGCTCTATGCCTCGTTCAACATCGCCGTAGGATTCCCGATGCTCGCGGTGATCGGCGGAATGACCAAGCAATCCAAGGCTGCGGGGCTGGGCGGTGTGCTCGGCGGGCTCGGCCTGGGCGTGCTGATCCTGCTGCTGAACGTCGGCCTGTTCGCCAATATCAACCAGCTGCAGGGCATCGAGATGCCGACCCTGGCGCTGGCGTCGCGGATTTCGCCGCTACTGTCGGTGGTCATGTCGGTAGCGCTGATCTGCATGGTCTATAGCACCGCCGTCGGCATGTTCTTCGCCTTCAGCGCACGTTTCGCCAAGCCCGAGTCGGCACGTTTCAAGGGCTTCAGCGCGATTTCGGTGTGCATCGGCCTGGCGCTGAGCCTGGGCGGTTTCAGCAAGCTGGTCGGCACCGTGTATCCGCTGCTCGGCTACGTCGGCTTTGCGCTGATCCTTGCCATCGTCTTCAGCTGGGTGCGCGGCCGCTCCCGCGCGAACCTCGAAGTGCAAAAACGCGAGCTGAGCCCGCTATCCTGA